Proteins encoded within one genomic window of Salipaludibacillus agaradhaerens:
- a CDS encoding agmatinase family protein translates to MEDSIIYGNTPCFLKAINLVKYPEKAAEMDVTVYGVPWEGAVTWGDYTGCELGPKVIRLSSARYSGYLPELDHIDVFEHLKIGDMGDVAVTPADPEDTMEKIRQFSYKIWEKETFPIAFGGDHGITFPIVNSLIESTGKKVGIIHLDAHYDNNEHSNGDPYGRGAPFARLYETDGVINSSLVHFGIHGPRNKPENGRLANDVGAVTLTIHDIRQSSNIRTIAHQAYQIASANTDVVYLSICSDVLDHAFNPGGPVDGNGLTSYELLNIVHEITSLGVIGMDYVEVYPQQDGNDFSSHFASYVALYALAGHIKSLQKN, encoded by the coding sequence ATGGAAGACTCTATTATTTATGGCAATACTCCCTGTTTTTTAAAAGCGATAAATCTTGTTAAGTATCCAGAAAAAGCAGCAGAAATGGACGTGACTGTTTATGGTGTCCCTTGGGAAGGAGCCGTTACATGGGGGGATTATACAGGCTGTGAGCTCGGGCCAAAAGTCATTCGGTTAAGCTCTGCTAGATACAGCGGCTACTTACCAGAATTAGATCATATAGATGTTTTCGAACACCTCAAAATCGGTGATATGGGTGATGTGGCAGTCACACCTGCTGATCCTGAAGATACGATGGAAAAAATACGTCAATTTTCATATAAGATTTGGGAAAAGGAGACGTTTCCCATCGCTTTTGGTGGCGACCACGGTATCACGTTTCCAATTGTCAACAGTCTCATAGAAAGCACAGGTAAAAAGGTTGGTATCATTCACCTTGATGCTCACTATGATAATAATGAACATTCGAATGGTGATCCATACGGACGTGGTGCTCCTTTTGCACGCCTTTATGAAACAGACGGAGTTATTAACAGCTCCCTCGTCCATTTTGGCATTCATGGTCCTCGGAATAAGCCAGAAAATGGCCGCCTTGCCAATGATGTTGGCGCTGTTACATTGACTATTCACGATATCCGCCAATCGTCAAATATAAGAACTATTGCGCACCAAGCTTATCAGATAGCTTCCGCCAATACAGATGTCGTTTATTTAAGCATCTGCAGCGATGTATTAGACCACGCTTTTAATCCTGGAGGTCCTGTGGATGGCAATGGGTTGACCTCATATGAGCTCTTAAATATTGTTCACGAGATTACCTCTTTAGGTGTTATCGGTATGGATTATGTTGAAGTTTATCCTCAGCAAGATGGCAATGATTTTAGTTCACACTTTGCTTCCTATGTGGCTTTGTATGCATTAGCTGGACATATTAAGAGTCTACAGAAGAATTAG
- the hemY gene encoding protoporphyrinogen oxidase produces the protein MTKPRIAVVGGGITGLATAFYLQKELKAKAMDAELILYEASERLGGRIQTDYEEGFVIEQGPDSFLARKRSMSQLAEEVGLADDLVSNRSGSFILNKDKLYPMPEGAVMGIPTQWMPFVKTGLFSLKGKSRAAFDLILPRTMSDDEDQSLGYFFRRRLGNEVVDHLIEPLLSGIYAGDIDRLSLKATFPHFQQMEAKYRSLIMGMKSSMAKKQTSESSAKQSKNKGMFLTFKRGLQSFVDAIETHLEMCKVEKNKPLKEIEKEGEQYRLSFQDGTSDVVDHLVLTTPHQHTYELFKQHAFMEPLGAIPATSVATVALAYPKDAVKKDIEGTGFVVSKKSNFTITACTWTHKKWVHSAPEDYALLRAYVGRAGDDSIVNKSDEEILQKVREDLDHIMDIEGEPTFYKIKRWQESMPQYQVGHVDMMTYVFSKFKEHYPKIILTGASYNGIGLPDCISQGKSAAEDIIAGL, from the coding sequence GAACTTAAAGCAAAAGCAATGGATGCTGAGTTAATTCTTTACGAAGCTAGTGAACGATTAGGCGGTCGTATACAAACAGATTATGAAGAGGGATTTGTGATTGAACAAGGACCAGATTCATTTTTAGCAAGAAAGAGGAGTATGTCACAGTTAGCTGAGGAAGTAGGATTAGCTGATGATCTTGTGAGCAATCGGTCAGGCTCTTTTATACTGAATAAAGATAAACTTTATCCTATGCCTGAAGGAGCTGTTATGGGTATTCCAACTCAATGGATGCCCTTTGTAAAAACCGGCCTCTTTTCGTTGAAAGGAAAATCACGAGCAGCATTCGATCTCATATTGCCTCGAACGATGAGTGATGATGAAGACCAATCTCTCGGCTATTTTTTTCGTCGACGCCTTGGAAATGAAGTTGTGGATCATCTTATTGAACCACTTCTATCAGGCATTTATGCAGGTGATATTGATCGACTCAGCTTGAAAGCTACTTTCCCCCATTTTCAACAAATGGAAGCGAAGTATCGCAGTCTTATCATGGGTATGAAATCGTCGATGGCAAAAAAACAAACGAGTGAGAGTTCTGCGAAACAGTCGAAAAATAAAGGGATGTTTCTTACATTTAAACGTGGTTTACAGTCTTTTGTGGATGCGATTGAAACACATTTAGAGATGTGTAAAGTGGAAAAAAATAAACCCCTTAAAGAAATTGAAAAGGAGGGCGAACAATATCGACTTTCTTTTCAAGACGGGACTAGTGATGTGGTCGATCATCTCGTGCTAACGACACCTCACCAGCATACTTATGAACTTTTTAAACAACATGCATTTATGGAGCCTCTAGGTGCTATACCTGCAACATCAGTTGCAACGGTAGCTCTTGCTTATCCGAAAGACGCAGTGAAAAAAGATATTGAAGGAACAGGATTTGTAGTCTCGAAAAAGTCAAACTTTACTATTACAGCCTGTACTTGGACGCATAAAAAATGGGTGCATTCAGCCCCAGAAGATTACGCTTTACTTCGTGCTTACGTCGGGAGAGCAGGAGATGATAGTATCGTGAATAAATCAGATGAAGAGATTCTTCAAAAAGTTCGGGAAGACTTAGATCATATTATGGATATTGAGGGCGAACCAACCTTCTATAAAATTAAACGTTGGCAGGAATCAATGCCACAGTATCAAGTCGGTCATGTAGATATGATGACATATGTTTTTTCAAAATTTAAAGAGCATTATCCAAAAATTATCCTTACGGGAGCAAGTTATAACGGTATCGGCTTACCTGACTGTATTAGTCAAGGAAAATCAGCGGCGGAAGACATCATTGCTGGGTTATAG